One stretch of Haloterrigena salifodinae DNA includes these proteins:
- a CDS encoding 1,4-dihydroxy-2-naphthoyl-CoA synthase → MVSELFDPERWEPVAELNDEFSDITYHRAVDSGTVRIAFDRPDVRNAFRPGTVDELYDALDHAKRQTDVGCILLTGNGPSSKDGGWAFCSGGDQTVRGEDGYQYGGDEESEALRASEDASGQSPRARASEQGRLHILEVQRLIRHIPKVVVAVVPGWAVGGGHSLHVVCDLTLASEEHAKFLQTDPDVASYDAGFGSAYLAKQIGQKKAREVFFLGKTYDADEAAEMGMVNEAVPHEELEETALEWGERINAKSPTAMRMLKYAFNMTDDGMIGQQVFAGEATRLGYMTDEAKEGRDAFVEGRDPDFDDFPWHY, encoded by the coding sequence ATGGTTTCGGAACTGTTCGACCCCGAGCGCTGGGAGCCGGTCGCGGAACTGAACGACGAGTTCAGCGACATCACCTACCATCGAGCGGTCGACTCCGGCACGGTCCGGATCGCCTTCGACCGGCCCGACGTGCGCAACGCCTTCCGGCCGGGCACCGTCGACGAACTGTACGACGCCCTGGATCACGCCAAGCGCCAGACCGACGTCGGCTGCATCCTGCTGACCGGCAACGGGCCGTCCTCGAAGGACGGCGGCTGGGCGTTCTGCTCCGGCGGCGATCAGACGGTCCGCGGTGAGGACGGGTATCAGTACGGGGGTGACGAGGAGAGCGAGGCGCTTCGCGCCTCGGAAGACGCGAGCGGGCAGAGCCCGCGAGCGCGAGCCTCGGAGCAGGGACGGTTGCACATCCTCGAGGTCCAGCGTCTCATCCGCCACATTCCGAAGGTCGTCGTCGCCGTGGTGCCGGGATGGGCCGTCGGCGGCGGCCACTCGCTGCACGTCGTCTGCGACCTCACACTCGCGAGCGAAGAGCACGCGAAGTTCCTCCAGACCGACCCCGACGTGGCGAGCTACGACGCCGGCTTCGGCTCGGCCTATCTCGCAAAGCAGATCGGCCAGAAGAAGGCCCGCGAAGTCTTCTTCCTCGGGAAAACGTACGATGCCGACGAGGCCGCGGAGATGGGAATGGTCAACGAAGCGGTCCCCCACGAGGAGCTCGAGGAGACAGCCCTCGAGTGGGGCGAGCGCATCAACGCCAAGAGCCCGACGGCGATGCGGATGCTCAAGTACGCCTTCAACATGACCGACGACGGAATGATCGGCCAGCAGGTCTTCGCCGGCGAGGCGACGCGACTGGGCTATATGACCGACGAGGCCAAGGAGGGCCGGGACGCCTTCGTCGAAGGCCGCGATCCCGATTTCGACGACTTTCCGTGGCACTACTGA
- a CDS encoding DUF7405 family protein, giving the protein MTLPDRSALSRRDYFRALVAVGGASALSACLSEDSDEEVDVPSGTDDPDSLPARQHAWNEFLSTDDDGNVQLPEHHVLVALSLSTEPSDDARAQVEDALRTLERAYEWSNEGLVFTIGYTPAYFDRFDGSLPDSIDLPDPEPIVGDADRFDEFDAVLHLASDHPEVTLEAEQGLFGERDEYNGLGIETDLTGVFERVDERRRTGFIGAGLPANHTNLDGVPESIPDEAPSLMGFRSGFAESQAPEDRVTITEGPFAEATTQHVSSMGLNLRQWFEQDSQDQRVQKMFSPVHADENAVGTTGEKLTTTNGLTDERIAATEADASDRGVVGHAQKAARGREDGKPPLLRRDFSTVDDDQPGVHFLALQERIEEFVRVRQAMEGADLNVTNLNNGITGYIFVDRRGNYLLPPRSLRALPPANPD; this is encoded by the coding sequence GTGACACTTCCCGATCGGTCCGCGCTGTCTCGCCGGGACTACTTCCGGGCGCTGGTGGCCGTCGGCGGCGCGTCGGCACTCAGTGCTTGCCTCTCCGAGGACAGCGACGAAGAAGTCGACGTCCCCTCCGGAACCGACGATCCCGACTCGCTGCCGGCGCGACAGCACGCCTGGAACGAGTTTCTCTCGACGGACGACGACGGGAACGTTCAATTGCCGGAACACCACGTGCTGGTGGCGCTGTCGCTCTCGACCGAGCCGTCCGACGACGCTCGAGCGCAGGTCGAGGATGCGCTTCGAACCCTCGAACGCGCCTACGAGTGGAGCAACGAGGGGTTGGTCTTCACGATCGGCTACACGCCGGCGTACTTCGACCGGTTCGACGGATCGCTGCCCGACTCGATCGACCTTCCCGATCCGGAGCCGATCGTCGGCGACGCCGACAGGTTCGACGAGTTCGACGCCGTCCTCCACCTCGCCAGCGACCACCCGGAGGTTACCCTCGAGGCCGAGCAGGGGCTGTTCGGCGAGCGCGACGAGTACAACGGCCTCGGGATCGAGACGGATCTGACGGGCGTCTTCGAGCGCGTCGACGAGCGGCGCCGGACCGGCTTCATCGGGGCGGGGCTTCCTGCCAACCACACCAATCTCGACGGCGTTCCGGAGTCGATTCCCGACGAGGCGCCGTCGCTGATGGGCTTTCGGTCGGGATTCGCCGAGAGCCAGGCCCCCGAGGATCGCGTGACGATCACGGAGGGGCCGTTCGCAGAGGCGACGACCCAGCACGTCTCCTCGATGGGGCTCAACCTCCGGCAGTGGTTCGAACAGGACAGCCAGGACCAGCGCGTCCAGAAGATGTTCAGCCCGGTACACGCCGACGAGAATGCAGTCGGCACGACCGGCGAGAAACTGACGACGACCAACGGACTGACCGACGAGCGCATCGCGGCGACCGAAGCCGACGCCAGCGACCGCGGCGTCGTCGGCCACGCCCAGAAGGCCGCCCGCGGACGCGAAGACGGGAAGCCGCCGCTGTTGCGACGCGACTTCAGCACGGTCGACGACGACCAGCCGGGAGTCCACTTCCTCGCTCTCCAGGAGAGGATCGAGGAGTTCGTCCGCGTGCGGCAGGCGATGGAGGGCGCCGACCTCAACGTGACTAACCTCAACAACGGCATCACCGGCTACATCTTCGTCGACCGACGCGGGAATTACCTGCTCCCGCCGCGGTCGCTGCGGGCGTTGCCGCCGGCGAATCCTGACTAG
- a CDS encoding DUF7350 domain-containing protein: MDHEIDRRTFVGWTGAATGALALAGCLGEDGDDDGNGGEQNETDEEPNETVDVAPPFPEIEDKPDAVYVPTHRESMRALEPIAAGDYRLAPMLSYPHPFWTVTGDGEDDVQHVTPEQMRGVHMMFTLRDAETGVVLPIDSGVVVRLSRDGERVGSSQSMWSMLSQEMGFHFGDNVPLEDDGTYTVEVELPPLSARTTGDLAGRFDERETVTFEFDYDQEFRKSVTDIEYFDEQRWGERGALEPPDQGEMPYSQLPEVDAFPGTLLVDPDGERPDTTADLPRSGDAAFLATAIGPDHRLADGDNPYLLVSPRTPYNRVPLPNMSLEATVERDGRSVTDDPVSLEQTIDGEYGLHYGASLEGVDLRAGDTVTLTIRSPPQVARHQGYDTAFLEMPPIELRVPEADA; this comes from the coding sequence ATGGACCACGAAATCGATCGACGGACGTTCGTCGGCTGGACGGGAGCGGCGACCGGCGCGCTCGCGCTGGCGGGCTGTCTGGGCGAGGACGGCGACGACGACGGAAACGGCGGCGAGCAGAACGAAACCGACGAGGAACCGAACGAGACCGTCGACGTCGCGCCTCCGTTCCCCGAAATCGAGGACAAACCGGACGCGGTATACGTGCCGACCCACCGCGAGTCGATGCGGGCCCTCGAGCCGATCGCAGCCGGCGACTACCGGCTCGCGCCGATGCTGTCGTACCCCCACCCGTTCTGGACCGTGACCGGCGACGGCGAGGACGACGTCCAGCACGTCACGCCCGAGCAGATGCGGGGCGTCCACATGATGTTCACCCTCCGGGACGCCGAGACGGGCGTCGTTCTGCCGATCGACAGCGGCGTCGTCGTCAGACTCTCTCGGGACGGCGAGCGGGTCGGATCTTCGCAGTCGATGTGGTCGATGCTCTCCCAGGAGATGGGTTTTCACTTCGGCGACAACGTCCCCCTCGAGGACGACGGCACCTATACGGTCGAGGTCGAACTGCCACCGCTGTCGGCGCGAACGACCGGCGACCTCGCGGGTCGGTTCGACGAGCGCGAGACCGTGACCTTCGAGTTCGACTACGATCAGGAGTTTCGCAAGTCAGTCACGGACATCGAATACTTCGACGAGCAGCGGTGGGGCGAACGCGGCGCCCTCGAGCCGCCGGACCAGGGCGAGATGCCCTACTCCCAGCTCCCCGAAGTCGACGCGTTCCCCGGGACGCTCCTCGTCGACCCCGACGGCGAGCGACCCGACACGACAGCGGACCTGCCGCGGAGCGGCGACGCGGCGTTTCTCGCGACTGCCATCGGGCCGGACCATCGGCTGGCCGACGGCGACAATCCGTATCTGCTCGTCTCGCCGCGGACGCCGTACAACCGCGTCCCGCTTCCGAACATGAGCCTCGAGGCGACGGTCGAACGCGACGGGAGGTCCGTCACCGACGACCCCGTTTCCCTCGAGCAGACCATCGACGGCGAGTACGGGCTCCACTACGGCGCGTCGCTCGAGGGCGTCGATCTCCGGGCCGGCGATACGGTGACGCTGACGATCCGGTCGCCACCGCAGGTCGCCCGCCATCAGGGGTACGATACGGCCTTCCTCGAGATGCCGCCGATCGAACTGCGGGTGCCGGAGGCCGATGCCTGA
- a CDS encoding cohesin domain-containing protein, whose translation MPESRIAAVLSAALAAVVACGLLFAPLAFVPAPAGAIDSATLLYFDSEGFNDDTTEIDVAPGETVTLDLVASTHGNPAGNGISGLSYAIEYDPDVLTVTDVQQGSMLAGGDEGGNATVDGDVEIDDEAGVITVEQERTPPGNGTTGTGPTATISLEVSEDAPTTNETLAITDESAMFPSGYPVDPVERNATLVVDGAAGDESDGGLEDPVPGLTPLTGVAGVAGLGAVLWLRARR comes from the coding sequence ATGCCTGAGAGCCGGATTGCGGCCGTCCTCTCGGCCGCGCTGGCGGCCGTCGTCGCCTGCGGGCTCCTCTTCGCCCCGCTCGCGTTCGTCCCCGCGCCGGCCGGCGCCATCGACAGCGCGACGCTGCTGTACTTCGACTCCGAGGGGTTCAACGACGACACGACCGAGATCGACGTCGCGCCCGGCGAGACCGTGACGCTCGATCTCGTGGCGAGCACACACGGCAACCCCGCGGGCAACGGGATCAGCGGGCTCTCCTACGCGATCGAGTACGATCCCGACGTGCTCACCGTGACCGACGTCCAACAGGGATCGATGCTGGCTGGCGGGGACGAGGGCGGGAACGCCACGGTCGACGGCGACGTCGAGATCGACGACGAAGCCGGCGTGATTACGGTCGAGCAGGAGCGAACCCCGCCGGGGAACGGCACGACGGGAACCGGACCGACGGCGACGATCTCCCTCGAGGTCAGTGAGGACGCGCCGACGACCAACGAGACCCTCGCGATCACGGACGAGTCGGCGATGTTCCCGAGCGGCTATCCGGTCGATCCGGTCGAACGTAACGCGACGCTGGTCGTCGACGGCGCCGCGGGCGACGAGAGCGACGGCGGCCTCGAGGATCCCGTCCCCGGACTGACGCCGCTGACCGGAGTGGCCGGGGTGGCCGGTCTCGGCGCGGTGCTCTGGCTGCGGGCCCGACGGTAG
- a CDS encoding 1,4-dihydroxy-2-naphthoate polyprenyltransferase — MSTAEVDISRTKAWLMAARPQTLPAAAAPVIVGTGVALHEGVFAPLPALLAFVGAALIQIGTNFANDYYDAIKGADTDDREGFTRVTQAGIISPEQVKLATFVTFTLAILSGTYLVYVGGLPILVVGLASVVCGWAYTGGPYPLGYHGLGDLFVFVFFGLVAVMGTFYVQAAATVAEPLTTAIPDGTVTREAFFASLPVAGISTSIIVVNNIRDLETDAETGKRTLAVRIGYRWSRVEYAALLGLAYLVPPWLWLAEGFGPRVLLPLASLPYAAVVARTVCTRTDGEALNPALEGTGKLLAIYAILFAAGVAT; from the coding sequence ATGAGTACGGCCGAGGTCGATATCTCACGGACAAAGGCGTGGTTGATGGCCGCACGCCCGCAGACGCTGCCCGCGGCCGCGGCGCCGGTGATCGTCGGGACGGGAGTCGCGCTCCACGAGGGCGTGTTCGCCCCGCTGCCGGCGCTGCTGGCGTTCGTCGGCGCGGCGCTGATTCAGATCGGGACCAACTTCGCGAACGACTACTACGACGCGATCAAGGGAGCCGACACTGACGACAGGGAGGGGTTCACGCGGGTGACCCAGGCGGGGATCATCTCCCCGGAACAGGTGAAGCTGGCGACGTTCGTCACCTTCACGCTGGCGATCCTGTCGGGAACCTACCTCGTCTACGTCGGGGGCCTGCCGATCCTCGTCGTCGGGCTGGCGAGCGTCGTCTGCGGCTGGGCCTACACCGGCGGCCCCTATCCGCTGGGCTACCACGGTCTCGGGGACCTGTTCGTCTTCGTCTTCTTTGGACTCGTCGCCGTCATGGGGACGTTCTACGTCCAGGCTGCGGCGACCGTCGCCGAACCGCTGACGACGGCGATCCCCGACGGAACCGTCACCCGCGAGGCGTTCTTCGCGAGCCTCCCGGTCGCCGGCATCTCGACGAGCATCATCGTGGTCAACAACATCCGCGACCTCGAGACCGACGCCGAGACCGGCAAACGGACGCTAGCGGTTCGGATCGGCTACCGCTGGAGCCGCGTCGAGTACGCCGCGCTGCTCGGGCTCGCCTACCTCGTGCCGCCGTGGCTCTGGCTGGCCGAGGGGTTCGGCCCGCGCGTGTTGCTGCCCCTCGCCTCGCTGCCCTACGCGGCCGTCGTCGCCCGCACGGTCTGTACGCGGACCGACGGCGAGGCGCTGAACCCGGCACTCGAGGGAACCGGCAAACTGCTGGCGATCTACGCGATCCTGTTCGCCGCGGGGGTGGCGACGTAG
- a CDS encoding mandelate racemase/muconate lactonizing enzyme family protein, translating to MSDDRELDLEYRPFSLDLADPLETADGTIDSRNGFLVRITDRGADDSPVGYGEATPLPGWTESHADCEAALARAAEEIEAGSAAAIEAVDEQVAARHAVGLALTDLTARRESTPLYRYIGQGPMVGRVPVNATIGDGSTVETVREATDAVDRGFNCCKLKAGRRSVEEDIERVRRVREAVGPNVELRVDANEGWTYEEAATALEAAAEFDVSLLEQPLPAGALEGHADLRADDRGEGVDIALDEGLLEHGVDAICDAEAADALVLKPMALGGVDVARTVAAWVSELDIDPIVTTTIDAVVARTGAVHLAASVPDVSACGLATADLLADDLGKDPVLLEKGSAVVPQTKGLGVEGVWE from the coding sequence ATGTCCGACGACCGAGAGCTCGACCTCGAGTACCGACCGTTTTCGCTCGATCTCGCGGATCCGCTCGAGACGGCCGACGGGACGATCGACTCGCGCAACGGCTTCCTCGTTCGGATCACCGACCGGGGGGCCGACGACAGCCCCGTGGGCTACGGCGAGGCCACGCCGCTGCCGGGCTGGACGGAGTCCCACGCCGACTGCGAGGCGGCACTGGCGCGGGCTGCCGAGGAGATCGAGGCCGGATCGGCCGCGGCGATCGAGGCGGTCGACGAACAGGTCGCGGCCAGACACGCGGTCGGCCTCGCGTTAACGGATCTGACCGCGAGACGCGAGTCGACGCCGCTGTACCGGTACATCGGACAGGGACCGATGGTCGGCCGGGTGCCGGTCAACGCGACCATCGGCGACGGTTCGACGGTCGAGACCGTCCGGGAGGCTACCGACGCCGTCGACCGCGGGTTCAATTGCTGCAAGCTGAAAGCCGGCCGGCGGAGCGTCGAGGAGGATATCGAACGGGTTCGGCGCGTCCGCGAGGCCGTCGGCCCCAACGTCGAACTGCGGGTCGACGCCAACGAGGGCTGGACGTACGAGGAGGCGGCGACAGCGCTCGAGGCCGCCGCCGAGTTCGACGTGTCGCTGCTCGAGCAGCCGCTTCCCGCGGGGGCCCTCGAGGGGCACGCGGACCTCCGCGCGGACGATCGAGGGGAGGGCGTCGACATCGCGCTCGACGAGGGGCTGCTCGAACACGGCGTCGACGCGATCTGCGACGCCGAGGCGGCCGACGCCCTCGTCCTGAAGCCGATGGCGCTGGGCGGCGTCGACGTCGCCCGAACGGTCGCAGCGTGGGTGAGCGAGCTCGACATCGACCCGATCGTGACGACGACGATCGACGCCGTCGTCGCCCGGACGGGGGCGGTCCACCTGGCCGCGTCGGTCCCCGACGTGTCGGCCTGCGGGCTGGCCACTGCGGACCTGCTCGCGGACGACCTCGGCAAGGATCCCGTCCTCCTCGAGAAGGGGTCGGCGGTCGTCCCGCAGACGAAGGGACTGGGCGTCGAGGGGGTGTGGGAGTGA
- a CDS encoding class I adenylate-forming enzyme family protein: protein MTLEPVDWPTRDLLAHRASTTPDATAVIDADADESWTFGEFDRRVDAVAAGLESLLADSNGRFDDLARLGVLMETRVEFAELYFAAMRRGVTVVPLNVRETAAELESKVRRTDLDALICEAGTAELAAEVADCPIASVDEPERGGADSLRSNSGLTPESDLEPAVLESDRTHLLMFTSGTSGEPKIVRLTLGNLVSSANASAFRLGVAPDDRWLCCLPMYHMGGLAPVVRSTLYGTPVVIQREFDPAATARIIDEYDITGVSLVPTMCKRLLDAGWSPPDSLRFVLLGGAPASSELLERCREAGVPVHPTYGMTETASQIATATPEEVTTHEGTVGRPLVCTDVTVVDESGEPCPAGESGELVVAGPTVTAGYLSDAETEAAFGEHGLHTGDIGYRDEGGRLWVLNRRSDRIVTGGENVDPGEVIAALRSHPAVEAAAVVGLKDREWGERVAALVVPTDGVETGASGTNAIDLESLLTRCGERLAGFKQPKTIGFADELPRTASGTVDREGVRERLLEDGIDVAEST from the coding sequence GTGACCCTCGAACCGGTCGACTGGCCGACGCGTGATCTGCTCGCCCACCGCGCGTCGACGACGCCGGACGCGACGGCCGTGATCGACGCCGACGCGGACGAGTCGTGGACGTTCGGCGAGTTCGATCGGCGAGTCGACGCCGTCGCCGCCGGCCTCGAGTCGCTCCTCGCCGACTCCAACGGTCGATTCGACGACCTCGCCCGACTAGGCGTGTTGATGGAGACGCGCGTCGAATTTGCCGAGCTCTACTTCGCAGCGATGCGCCGCGGCGTCACAGTCGTCCCGCTGAACGTCCGCGAGACGGCCGCCGAACTCGAGTCGAAGGTTCGACGAACTGATCTCGATGCGCTCATCTGCGAAGCCGGGACGGCGGAACTCGCCGCGGAAGTCGCGGACTGTCCGATCGCCTCGGTCGATGAGCCCGAACGCGGGGGCGCGGATTCGCTCCGCTCGAATAGCGGGCTGACGCCGGAGTCGGATCTGGAACCGGCCGTCCTCGAGTCCGATCGGACCCACCTACTCATGTTCACTTCGGGGACCTCGGGCGAGCCGAAGATCGTTCGGCTGACTCTCGGGAATCTCGTCTCGAGCGCGAACGCGTCGGCCTTCCGACTCGGCGTCGCGCCCGACGATCGGTGGCTCTGCTGTCTCCCGATGTACCACATGGGCGGGCTGGCGCCGGTCGTCCGCTCGACGCTCTACGGGACGCCCGTGGTGATCCAGCGAGAGTTCGATCCGGCGGCGACCGCGCGGATCATCGACGAGTACGATATCACGGGCGTCTCGCTCGTCCCGACGATGTGCAAGCGGCTGCTCGATGCCGGCTGGTCGCCGCCGGACTCGCTGCGCTTCGTCCTGTTGGGCGGCGCACCCGCCTCGAGCGAGTTGCTCGAGCGCTGTCGCGAGGCCGGCGTGCCGGTCCACCCGACCTACGGGATGACCGAGACGGCCTCCCAGATCGCGACGGCGACGCCGGAGGAGGTGACGACCCACGAGGGAACGGTCGGTCGTCCGCTCGTCTGTACGGACGTAACGGTCGTCGACGAGAGCGGTGAGCCGTGTCCGGCGGGGGAGTCCGGCGAACTCGTCGTCGCCGGGCCGACGGTGACGGCGGGCTACCTCTCCGACGCGGAGACCGAGGCGGCCTTCGGCGAGCACGGCCTGCACACCGGCGACATCGGCTACCGCGACGAGGGCGGCCGGCTCTGGGTTCTCAACCGCCGAAGCGACCGGATCGTCACCGGCGGCGAGAACGTCGATCCCGGCGAAGTGATCGCGGCGCTGCGCTCCCACCCGGCGGTCGAGGCGGCGGCGGTGGTCGGCCTCAAGGACCGGGAGTGGGGCGAACGCGTAGCGGCGCTGGTCGTCCCCACTGACGGCGTCGAGACCGGCGCCAGCGGGACCAATGCGATCGACCTCGAGTCGCTGCTCACCCGTTGTGGCGAGCGGCTCGCCGGCTTCAAGCAACCGAAGACGATCGGATTCGCCGACGAACTCCCTCGAACGGCGTCGGGAACCGTCGACCGCGAGGGGGTTCGCGAGCGCCTGCTCGAGGACGGCATCGACGTGGCCGAATCGACCTAA
- a CDS encoding BCCT family transporter — MNAAELLGLEEASWPERALFAVTMGVMLSLGAVGFLRPAAMSSALTGAKGWVLTYFGWWFILLGFVLLVAVFAFTVSRYGRLRIGGPDAEPEFGLFSWLSMVFTVGFGASVLIWGVAEPVSIVQHPPPDPAPVQGASVEAMALAFMFIHEVFPGLAMWYLPVAIAFGIVVYTDGVGDYKISSMLAGIVDEDRIPGLYWLVDLAALIATIGGISTTLGFSAQTMSAILSSVFGLDATVLTYAVFALIGIVFLGDIWLGLRKGIRNAARATVVLIGVAMALLVVVGPTLYMLELSLDATGVWLSNLFRLTLYTAPGAEGNWAANWTGFWWAWWAAWSIFVGSFVARVSKGRTIREMFAVLVVVPTVFTWIQHGLIGGWVLAPGYQEPVAAAMASAGNPAAIAKALQITPFGTVLAVLFVFIIAGYIITSLDSAVFMISAITLGDENPNARNRAWWGGLLAVFGMMSLRLEEFSAIESLSVTMALPFSLFLLLVLYGSYVVARDYVREDDDETSKPDPQPPHPQPATRSVTDDD, encoded by the coding sequence ATGAACGCGGCGGAACTCCTCGGGCTCGAGGAGGCGTCCTGGCCGGAACGAGCCCTCTTCGCCGTGACGATGGGCGTGATGCTCTCGCTCGGCGCGGTCGGCTTCCTGCGTCCGGCGGCGATGAGTAGCGCGCTCACCGGCGCGAAGGGCTGGGTGCTCACCTACTTCGGCTGGTGGTTCATCCTCCTCGGATTCGTCCTGCTCGTTGCCGTTTTCGCCTTCACGGTCTCGAGGTACGGTCGACTTCGTATCGGCGGTCCCGACGCCGAACCGGAGTTTGGCCTCTTCTCGTGGCTGTCGATGGTGTTCACCGTCGGGTTCGGTGCCTCGGTTCTCATCTGGGGCGTCGCGGAACCGGTTTCTATCGTCCAGCATCCGCCGCCGGATCCCGCCCCCGTCCAGGGTGCGTCAGTCGAGGCGATGGCGCTGGCCTTTATGTTCATTCACGAGGTGTTCCCGGGACTGGCGATGTGGTATCTCCCCGTTGCGATCGCCTTCGGGATCGTGGTCTACACGGACGGCGTCGGCGACTACAAGATCAGTTCGATGCTCGCTGGCATCGTCGACGAAGACCGTATCCCAGGGCTCTACTGGCTGGTCGATCTGGCGGCGCTGATCGCCACGATCGGCGGCATCTCGACGACGCTCGGCTTCAGCGCACAGACAATGTCCGCGATCCTCAGTAGCGTATTCGGACTCGATGCGACGGTCCTGACCTACGCGGTGTTCGCCCTCATCGGTATCGTTTTCCTCGGCGACATCTGGCTCGGTCTCCGGAAAGGGATCCGCAACGCGGCACGCGCGACGGTGGTGCTCATCGGCGTCGCGATGGCCCTGCTCGTGGTGGTCGGACCGACCCTCTACATGCTCGAGCTGAGTCTGGACGCGACGGGTGTCTGGCTCAGCAATCTGTTCCGCCTGACGCTGTACACCGCGCCAGGAGCCGAGGGGAACTGGGCGGCCAACTGGACCGGCTTCTGGTGGGCCTGGTGGGCCGCCTGGAGCATCTTCGTCGGGAGCTTCGTCGCCCGTGTCTCGAAAGGCCGGACCATCCGGGAGATGTTCGCCGTGCTCGTCGTGGTCCCGACGGTCTTCACGTGGATCCAGCACGGGCTCATCGGCGGATGGGTGCTCGCGCCGGGCTACCAGGAACCGGTCGCGGCGGCGATGGCCTCGGCGGGCAATCCCGCAGCTATCGCGAAAGCGCTCCAGATCACCCCGTTCGGAACGGTGCTCGCGGTGCTGTTCGTCTTCATCATCGCCGGCTACATCATCACGTCGCTCGACTCGGCAGTGTTCATGATTTCGGCCATCACGCTCGGCGACGAGAATCCGAACGCGCGAAACCGCGCGTGGTGGGGCGGGCTGCTCGCAGTGTTCGGAATGATGTCGCTCAGGCTCGAGGAGTTCAGCGCTATCGAGTCGCTCTCGGTGACGATGGCGCTCCCGTTCTCGCTGTTCCTCTTGCTCGTTCTGTACGGGAGCTACGTCGTCGCCCGGGACTACGTCCGCGAGGACGACGACGAAACGTCCAAACCGGATCCTCAGCCGCCCCATCCGCAGCCAGCTACCCGAAGCGTCACCGACGACGATTGA
- a CDS encoding NRDE family protein has product MCTLTLAWQVFEDAPVAVAANRDEAVGRESLPPDVYHEEPLVVAPRDAEAGGTWIGYNEHGVFAGITNKWTDADLAGERSRGLLVADVLEATSAAEAGAIVEAQTDDYEYDGFYLVVADETDAYCYYWDSSLERIDFDPGVHVVVNVAVDETVDVPDFRADAGRTQAANARGVREALAVDGDAADGESVDEWLERAGEVLGDHEYGVCIHHNGFGTRSSSLIALGPAGPRYEFAPGPPCETAYEPVPVSLETGLASEGRE; this is encoded by the coding sequence GTGTGTACACTGACCCTCGCCTGGCAGGTCTTCGAGGATGCGCCGGTCGCGGTTGCCGCCAACCGCGACGAGGCGGTCGGCCGCGAGTCGCTCCCACCAGACGTCTACCACGAGGAGCCGCTGGTGGTCGCGCCCAGAGACGCCGAGGCCGGCGGAACGTGGATCGGATACAACGAGCACGGCGTCTTCGCGGGGATCACGAACAAGTGGACCGACGCCGATCTCGCGGGGGAGCGCTCGCGAGGTCTGCTCGTCGCCGACGTTCTCGAGGCGACGTCGGCCGCCGAAGCCGGTGCGATCGTCGAAGCCCAGACGGACGACTACGAGTACGACGGATTCTACCTCGTCGTCGCCGACGAGACGGACGCGTACTGTTACTACTGGGACAGCTCCCTCGAGCGGATCGACTTCGACCCCGGCGTCCACGTCGTGGTCAACGTGGCAGTCGACGAGACGGTCGACGTTCCTGACTTCCGAGCGGACGCGGGACGAACGCAGGCCGCCAACGCCCGCGGGGTTCGCGAGGCACTGGCGGTCGACGGCGACGCCGCTGACGGCGAATCGGTCGACGAGTGGCTCGAGCGGGCCGGCGAGGTCTTGGGCGACCACGAGTACGGCGTCTGCATCCACCACAACGGGTTCGGGACGCGGTCGTCGTCGCTGATCGCGCTCGGTCCTGCGGGGCCTCGCTACGAGTTCGCACCGGGGCCGCCCTGCGAGACGGCGTACGAACCCGTACCCGTCTCCCTCGAGACCGGTCTCGCCTCAGAGGGGCGGGAATAA
- a CDS encoding helix-turn-helix transcriptional regulator, protein MSMSTAEAELSEDERAGLELVRETGGIHQSDFWKELGVSSRKGSRIVESLVEKELVDREDTVYDGHNTYYIAPTARDLDFTLLMAGDMLSPFIGEEEVDPNSDAFSQWIMNLAYED, encoded by the coding sequence GTGAGCATGTCGACAGCCGAAGCGGAACTCTCCGAGGACGAGCGCGCCGGGCTCGAACTCGTTCGCGAGACCGGCGGCATCCACCAGAGCGACTTCTGGAAGGAACTGGGCGTCTCCTCGCGAAAGGGCAGCCGAATCGTCGAGTCGCTGGTCGAGAAGGAACTCGTCGACCGAGAGGACACGGTCTACGACGGTCACAACACCTACTACATCGCGCCGACCGCTCGAGACCTGGATTTCACGCTGCTGATGGCCGGCGACATGCTCTCGCCGTTTATCGGCGAGGAGGAGGTCGATCCCAACAGCGACGCCTTCTCGCAGTGGATCATGAACCTCGCTTACGAGGACTAG